In one window of Solanum pennellii chromosome 2, SPENNV200 DNA:
- the LOC107009037 gene encoding serine carboxypeptidase-like 34, which yields MFRYFFYIYFLGFIISILLGTSRGDINKQLFEEQEADRVIELPGQPPVSFKQYAGYVTVNETHGRALFYWFFEATTNSSKKPLLLWLNGGPGCSSIGYGEAEELGPFLTQKNKPELKFNHFTWNKATNLLFLESPVGVGFSYTNTSTDIKELGDTVTAQDSYKFLVNWFRRFPQFKSHKFYIAGESYAGHYVPQLAEQIFDNNKKVKKEDRINFKGFMIGNALIDDETDQKGMIDYAWDHAVISDHLYDSIKRVCNFSLKPVGDDCDNLLNQYFAVYKILDMYSLYAPNCVNSNFSTLPNSLSTIDGWLKRPLGYDPCLSDYTETYMNRPDVQAALHANITKIPYPWTHCSNNISFWSDAPFSMLPTIKKLIDSGLRVWIYSGDTDGRIPVTSTRLTLKKLGLKITEDWTPWYTNNKQVGGWTVGYDGLYFVTIRGAGHQVPTFKPKQALQLVRHFLSNKKLPSAPF from the exons ATGTTTCGATATTTTTTCTACATCTATTTTCTTGGgtttataatttcaattttattaggAACATCAAGAGGTGACATTAACAAACAATTATTTGAGGAACAAGAAGCAGATCGTGTAATCGAGTTACCCGGTCAGCCACCAGTGAGTTTTAAACAGTATGCTGGATATGTTACTGTTAATGAGACCCATGGAAGAGCACTTTTCTACTGGTTTTTTGAGGCAACTACCAACTCCAGCAAAAAGCCCTTACTTTTATGGCTCAATGGAG GCCCAGGATGCTCCTCCATTGGGTATGGTGAAGCAGAGGAGTTAGGACCTTTCTTAACACAGAAAAATAAGCCAGAGCTCAAGTTTAACCATTTCACTTGGAATAAAG CTACAAACCTATTGTTCTTGGAATCCCCTGTTGGTGTTGGATTTTCATACACAAACACCTCCACTGATATCAAAGAGCTTGGAGACACTGTTacag CCCAAGATTCATATAAATTTCTGGTCAATTGGTTTCGAAGATTTCCACAGTTCAAGTCACATAAATTCTACATTGCTGGTGAAAGTTACGCTG GGCACTATGTTCCCCAGCTAGCAGAGCAAATCTTTGACAACAATAAGAAGGTCAAAAAAGAGGATCGCATAAATTTCAAAGGATTCATG ATCGGGAATGCATTGATAGACGATGAAACAGACCaaaaaggaatgatagactatGCTTGGGATCATGCAGTGATATCAGATCATTTGTACGATTCCATTAAAAGAGTTTGCAATTTCAGCTTGAAACCTGTAGGTGATGACTGCGACAATCTTCTAAATCAGTACTTTGCTGTATACAAAATCTTAGACATGTACAGCCTTTACGCCCCCAATTGTGTTAACAGCAACTTCAGCACACTTCCAAACTCCTTATCAACAATT GATGGATGGCTCAAAAGACCTTTGGGGTACGATCCTTGTCTCTCTGATTACACAGAAACTTATATGAATAGACCAGATGTTCAAGCTGCACTTCACGCAAATATCACCAAAATTCCTTATCCATGGACTCATTGCAG CAATAATATCTCATTTTGGAGTGATGCACCATTTTCCATGCTTCCTACCATCAAAAAACTAATTGATAGTGGTCTACGCGTTTGGATCTA cagTGGAGATACCGATGGTAGAATCCCAGTCACTTCTACAAGATTAACTTTGAAAAAACTTGGATTGAAGATTACTGAAGATTGGACTCCTTGGTACACTAACAATAAACAG GTTGGTGGATGGACAGTTGGCTATGATGGATTATATTTTGTAACAATAAGAGGCGCTGGTCATCAAGTTCCAACATTCAAGCCAAAACAAGCTCTACAACTAGTTAGACATTTCTTGTCCAATAAAAAGCTGCCATCTGCTCCGTTTTAg